The Coffea arabica cultivar ET-39 chromosome 9e, Coffea Arabica ET-39 HiFi, whole genome shotgun sequence genome has a window encoding:
- the LOC140014713 gene encoding protein CANDIDATE G-PROTEIN COUPLED RECEPTOR 7-like, protein MIQPLLLLTAAVISSIRFGSCEIKDVHIVEDSRPIILFEKFGFAPDGHVDISIKRVSWKSKHQNAKLDLSSMGFFLVRDVSYPQILNESSYTDGFCVLSSMYVQNLFGFDKLAPDSTFNTSAVIDQPDEYNLVFGNCQTEFHVSMNVHTELYNIHDGEKDFLPAGQTSLPKLYFFFFLVYVAILAVWGFICIKQRLTVHKIHLIMAALLLFKALKMICASEDKMYIRKTGTPHGWDVAFYIFGFLKGVTLFTVIVLVGTGWSFLKPYLQEREKIILMFVIPLQVLENIASVVISETGPVKKDWFAWTEMFLLIDVVCCCTILFPIFWSIRSLKEASKTDGKAAKNLEKLTLFKQFYAVVIAYLYFTRVVVSAIGANINYRYDWVPVAAAEGASLVFYLFIFYHFQPVERNPYLVIGDVEDTTRNQTLEIEDPMES, encoded by the coding sequence ATGATCCAACCACTTTTATTACTAACAGCAGCCGTAATTTCAAGCATCAGATTTGGTTCTTGTGAGATCAAGGATGTGCACATTGTTGAAGACTCGAGGCCTATAATCTTGTTCGAGAAATTTGGATTTGCTCCGGATGGGCACGTTGACATTTCCATAAAACGTGTTTCTTGGAAATCAAAACATCAAAATGCGAAACTTGATCTTTCTTCCATGGGATTCTTTCTTGTTAGAGATGTATCCTACCCCCAAATCCTGAACGAGTCTTCTTACACAGATGGCTTCTGTGTCCTGTCAAGCATGTATGTGCAGAATCTGTTCGGGTTTGACAAGCTTGCCCCTGATTCGACATTTAATACCTCTGCAGTAATTGACCAACCTGATGAATATAATCTAGTTTTTGGGAATTGTCAGACAGAATTTCATGTGAGTATGAATGTTCACACAGAACTGTATAATATACATGACGGGGAGAAGGATTTCCTCCCAGCAGGTCAAACTTCATTGCCAAaattgtatttcttcttctttctggTCTACGTTGCAATTTTGGCTGTATGGGGTTTTATTTGCATTAAACAAAGGCTTACCGTCCACAAGATCCATCTGATCATGGCTGCATTACTTCTTTTCAAGGCACTTAAGATGATTTGTGCCTCTGAGGACAAAATGTACATAAGAAAGACCGGTACTCCTCATGGATGGGATGTGGCTTTCTACATTTTCGGATTCTTGAAAGGTGTCACTCTTTTCACCGTTATCGTTCTCGTAGGAACAGGTTGGTCATTCTTGAAGCCATACTTGCAAGAACGCGAGAAGATTATCTTGATGTTTGTAATCCCATTGCAAGTTTTAGAGAACATAGCTTCAGTGGTCATCAGTGAAACAGGTCCCGTGAAAAAGGACTGGTTTGCATGGACTGAAATGTTCTTGTTGATAGACGTCGTGTGTTGCTGCACCATTTTGTTCCCTATCTTCTGGTCTATCAGAAGCCTAAAAGAGGCCTCGAAGACTGATGGAAAGGCAGCTAAGAACCTTGAAAAGTTAACACTTTTCAAGCAATTCTACGCTGTTGTCATTGCTTATCTGTACTTCACAAGAGTTGTGGTTTCAGCAATTGGGGCTAATATCAATTACAGGTACGACTGGGTGCCGGTAGCTGCAGCTGAAGGAGCAAGCTTGGTGTTCTATTTGTTTATCTTTTATCATTTTCAACCAGTAGAAAGAAATCCATACTTGGTCATCGGGGATGTTGAGGATACCACCAGAAATCAAACATTAGAAATAGAGGATCCCATGGAATCCTAA
- the LOC113710341 gene encoding uncharacterized protein isoform X2: protein MESEQVTETSPSYEKMYQIFSDFMTRITKFEELVDVGNRFLVGFQQGLVSTCHHGLLDHLIGAKSVVNELQCLLDDAATAVQNSNENLQDKDFHGDLDSNTDIITKEDFLPAHVQKPEITDYAALMAVIYGMVKQDYEMQERIVSSLSLKSSSGEMESYCLMWSLRPFIDDEIIHKAWRLIR, encoded by the exons ATGGAAAGCGAACAAGTTACAGAGACATCTCCTTCTTATGAGAAGATGTACCAGATTTTCTCAGATTTCATGACAAG GATCACTAAATTTGAGGAGCTAGTGGACGTGGGAAACAGATTTCTTGTGGGCTTTCAACAAGGACTTG TGAGTACCTGCCATCATGGACTCTTGGACCATTTAATTGGAG CTAAGAGTGTAGTGAACGAACTCCAGTGCCTTCTGGATGATGCAGCAACAGCTGTCCAGAATTCCAATGAGAATTTGCAGGATAAAGACTTTCATGGTGACTTGGATTCAAATACAGATATAATTACCAAA GAGGATTTCTTACCCGCCCATGTTCAGAAACCTGAAATTACTGATTATGCTGCCTTAATGGCTGTTATATATGGTATGGTCAAACAAGACTACGAGATGCAG GAAAGGATTGTTTCCTCTCTTAGTTTGAAGTCATCATCGGGTGAAATGGAGAGTTATTGCCTCATGTGGTCTCTCCGGCCCTTTATAGACGATGAAATCATACATAAAGCCTGGAGATTGATTCGATGA
- the LOC113710341 gene encoding uncharacterized protein isoform X1, whose protein sequence is MESEQVTETSPSYEKMYQIFSDFMTRITKFEELVDVGNRFLVGFQQGLDFLRRPPIDMTSELVANIIKANETRRLSSYIEAGCVNMHDRKQCLGTLSTCHHGLLDHLIGAKSVVNELQCLLDDAATAVQNSNENLQDKDFHGDLDSNTDIITKEDFLPAHVQKPEITDYAALMAVIYGMVKQDYEMQERIVSSLSLKSSSGEMESYCLMWSLRPFIDDEIIHKAWRLIR, encoded by the exons ATGGAAAGCGAACAAGTTACAGAGACATCTCCTTCTTATGAGAAGATGTACCAGATTTTCTCAGATTTCATGACAAG GATCACTAAATTTGAGGAGCTAGTGGACGTGGGAAACAGATTTCTTGTGGGCTTTCAACAAGGACTTG ACTTTCTTCGGCGACCACCAATTGACAtgacttcagaattggttgcgAACATTATAAAAGCTAATGAAACTAGAAGGCTTTCATCTTATATTGAAGCAGGATGTGTAAACATGCATGATAGAAAACAATGTTTGGGCACGT TGAGTACCTGCCATCATGGACTCTTGGACCATTTAATTGGAG CTAAGAGTGTAGTGAACGAACTCCAGTGCCTTCTGGATGATGCAGCAACAGCTGTCCAGAATTCCAATGAGAATTTGCAGGATAAAGACTTTCATGGTGACTTGGATTCAAATACAGATATAATTACCAAA GAGGATTTCTTACCCGCCCATGTTCAGAAACCTGAAATTACTGATTATGCTGCCTTAATGGCTGTTATATATGGTATGGTCAAACAAGACTACGAGATGCAG GAAAGGATTGTTTCCTCTCTTAGTTTGAAGTCATCATCGGGTGAAATGGAGAGTTATTGCCTCATGTGGTCTCTCCGGCCCTTTATAGACGATGAAATCATACATAAAGCCTGGAGATTGATTCGATGA